The DNA region TGCACGGCGAGCAGCGTGCCCGCCGCCTCGCGGGCCACCACCAGGACCGGGCGGTCCTTGCCGCGCCCGTCGTTCTCCTCGAACGGCACCCACGCCCAGACGATCTCGCCGGGGTCGGGGTCGCCGTCCCGGTCGGGGGCGTACGAGGTGCGGACCGGCCCCACGTCGCGCGGGTCGGCCCGCGAGGTGGCGGTCGGGCCGGTGCGGCCCGGGAAGTCGGCCGAGCTGTCGATGCTGTCGTCACGGTGCTGGATGGTCATCCCCACACCGTAGGACCTGTACGGCCGATTCCGTGGAGCGGGGCCGGTGCCCGCCCCGGATCGAGGGGCGCGCACCGGCCACCGCCGGACCGGTCAGGAGGACGAGCCGCCCTCCTGATCACCCGTCACCGGAATGTTCTGCTTGCGCGGGGAGGGCGGGGTGGCCGGAGCCACCCCGTTCACCTGCGGCCCCGGTTCCGCCGGGCCGTTCTGACTCATCGTCGCCAGCAACTGCCGGGCCAGCCCGAGCCCCGTGCCGCCCATGGTCAGCGCCTTCGCGAACATGTCCGACATGCCGTCGGCCCCGTTAAGCAGCACCATGTGGTCGACGCTGCCGAAGGCACCCGCGCCCGCCTGGACGATCTCCGGCCACTTCTCGGCCAGCTGCTGTGCGACGACCGCCTCCTGGTTCTCCGCCAGGGCGGCGGCCCGCGCCTTGATCGCCTCGGCCTCGGCGAGACCCTTGGCACGGGCCGCCTCCGCCAGCGCCAGTCCCTTGGCCTGAGCAGCGGCCGCCTCGGCCTCACCCGTCGCCCTGGTCGCCGTCGCGGACGCCGCGCCGCGCGCCTTCGTCGCCTCGGCCTCCGCGAGCGCCGCCGTCTTGACCCGGTTGGCCTCCGCGACCGCGGCGAGCTCCGTCTCCCGCGCCTTCGCCTCGGCGGCCGAGATCCGGGCATCGCGCTCGCCCTCGGCCAGCGTGCGCTTCTCGTACGCCTGGGCGTCCGCGGGCTTGCGCACATCGGCCTGGAGCTGCTGCTCACGCCGCTGGGCCTCCAGTTCGGCGACCCGGGTCTCCTGGACCACCACCTCCTGCCGGGCCGCCGCGTCGGCCAGCGGGCCCGCCTGCCGGGAGCTGGCCGCCGCCTTGTCGCGCTCGGCCTGGTATCCGGCCTGCAGGATCTCGCTGTCCCGGGTCGCCTCCGACATCCGGGCCGCGGCCTGCTGCTCCGCCTCGGTGGCCAGACGGTTGGCCTCGGCCTGCGCGATCCGGGCGTCCCGCTGCACGGCCGCCGCGTGCGGCATCGCCAGGTTCTTGATGTAGCCCGTGGGGTCCTCGATCTCATGGATCTGGAGCGAATCGACGATGAGCCCGAGCTTCTCCATCTCGGTCCCGCACGCCGCCCGGGTCTGCCCGGTGAGTTTCTCCCGGTCCCGGATCATGTCCTCGACCGTCAACCCGCCCACGATGGACCGCAGATGACCGGCGAAGACGTTGTGCACCCGCTCCGACATCAGCTTCTGCTGATCGAGGAACCGGCGGGCCGCGTTGGCGATCGACACGAAGTCGTCGCCCACCTTGAAGATGACAACGCCCCGCACCCGCAGTGGAATCCCCTGATGCGTGACGCAATCGACGGACAGCTCGGTCTCGTTGAGATCCAGGGACATCTTCCGCACGGCCTGGACCCCGGGCAGGACGAGAGTGCCGTGACCGGTGACGATCCGGAACCCCATGCCCTGCCCCAGGCCCTCGGTCCTGTGCTTGGAACCCGAGATGACCAGTGCTTCGTTGGGCTCGGCCACCCGCCACATCAGCTTGAACAGGCCGAACAACACAATGATGGCGGCGAGTACGAGACCCGCCGTGACACCGATGACCATCGGCATGCGCCCCCTTATCACGGCACCCCGTCGGCACCGCTGAACACGGGGGAGTCTTCTCCTGCGCGCTACGGTGCAGAAGCCGCGTGCGGATCCTTGCCGAATCCTTGACGAAAAAATCCGTCAAGAGCCCCCCACGCGGGGCCTCAACTCCCGTACGCGGGAGCCACATAGACCGTGCGCGGCGGCAGATGCTCGATCACCGTCACCACCGTGCCCACCTCGATGCGCTCCTTCGCCGCTGCCGGATACGCGAGAAAGTGCTCGGCGCCGCCCCGGATCCGTACCATCACCTCGCCGACCAGTCCCGGCCCCACCGTCCCGGTCACCCGCCCGAGCAGCCCCACCATCGAGGATTCACCCATGCCCCGGAGCGTACCCACGCATCACGGGTCTGGAAGACTGCCCGACGCCATGAGCCAGTTATCGAACCAGCCCACCCAACGCCCCGCCCCCACCAGCGCCGACGTCGCACGGCTCGCCGGGGTCTCCCGGGCCACCGTCTCGTACGTGCTGAACAACAGCTCCACCGTGCGGATCAGCGAATCCACCCGCCGCCGGGTCAGGGAAGCGGCCACCGAACTGGGTTACGTACCGCACGCGGCGGCGCGGAGCCTGCGCGCCGGACACACCCGCATGGTGCTGCTGCCCACCGTGAACTTCCCGACCGGACCACTGCACCACCACTTCTTCCACGAACTGGAATCGGGCCTGCGCCGCCTCGACTACACCGTCGTCCAGTACGGCAGCACCGGCCTGGACCCCGACGACGCACCCCGCGCCTGGGCCGAACTCCGCCCGGTCGCCGTGATCGCTCCCGGTACGATCGACCTCACCCCGCAGGGGATATCCGTGCTCAGGCGGTCGGGGGCGAAGGCCGTGATCACTCTCGGCCCGCGGCCGGTACCGGGCGCCCACGCACTGGTCATGGACCAGCGGGAGGTCGGCAGCTGCGCGGTCGGCCATCTGCTGGAACGCGGCCGGCGCCGCATCGGTGTGGTCATGCCCGAGGAATGCGGTCTGGGCCTGTTCGCCGAACCCCGGCTGACCGGGGCCCGGCAGGCCGCACAGTTCCACGGGGCCCGGGTCGAACCGCTGCCGCTGCGGTACGACGAGGAGTCCGCCGCCCGGCTGGCCGCCCGCTGGCGCACCCTGGACCTCGACGCCGTGTTCGCCTACAACGACGAATACGCGATGCTCCTGATGCGGGCCCTCCAGGACGCGGGCATCGACGTGCCGCGGGAGACCGCCGTGGTCGGTGCCGACGACCTGATGCTGGGCAGGCTGCTGCGCCCCCGGCTCAGCACCGTACGAATGGAGCTGGCCACGGCCCAGCCGCTGGCGGACCTCGTCGACCGGCTGGTGCGGGATCCCGGCGGCGCCCCCGAACACCACGACCTGCTGCGGGTCGGGGTGGTCCGGCGCGAGTCCGGTTGAGGCGTCGGGGCGGGGCGCGGCGGTCGGACCGCACCGCGCGGCAGCGCGGCAACGTGCGCACCGCGCGCCCCTTGCCTAGCGTCATGACCATGAGCCATCCGCAGAGTTACGAGATCCTGCTGGTCCCCGGATTCGCCGAGGACACCACCGACGCCGGCGAGCCCGGCGGCGCCATCCGCTCGGCCGTCGTGTCGGCGACCGGCGAGACGGGGGCATCGGGCTACCCCCGGTATTCCGGCGAAGGCATCGTCGCGGACATCGACCCCGCGACGCACGCGGTCGAGGCCCTGCTGGTCGACGGCGCCGAGCTGGCCTTCGGCCTCTCGGCCCGGATCAAGGAGAAGGACACCGAAACCGACACCGAAACCGAAGCCGGCGCCGACCGCTGAGGCCGCGCCGCCCGCTCCGGGACACGACGACGGGCCCGGCCGCCGGTCCGGCCGGGCCCGTCATCCGCGCCAGGAGCGCGCGGAGGCTACTTCTGCCCGTTCTGCTGCTCCTCGATGGACTTGCGGACCTCGTCCATGTCCAGCTTCCTCGCCTGGCCGATCACGTCCTCCAGCGCCGCCTCCGGCAGCGCTCCGGGCTGCGCGAACACCGCCACGTTCTCCCGGACGATCATCAGCGTCGGAATGGAGCGGATCTCGAAGGCCGCCGCCAGCTCCTGCTGCGCCTCCGTGTCGACCTTGGCGAAGACCAGGTCGTCGTGGCGCTCCGACGCCGCGTCGTAGACCGGCGCGAACTGCCGGCACGGGCCGCACCAGGAAGCCCAGAAGTCGATCAGGACGAAGTCGTTGTCACTGACGACCTGATCGAAGTTTTCCTTGGTGAGCTCAACGGTGCTCATTGTCTGTTACCTCTTCCTGTGCCCGCTCGGAACTGTCCGAACAACGGTGCCTGCACTTGCGCTATTCCGCCTGCCCATGTGGCCGTCGCGCACACCCACGACCAGACTGTCCCCATGACAGATGCTTCCCTGAACGCCGAGTACGACGTCGTGGTGATCGGAGCGGGTCCGGTGGGTGAGAACGTTGCCGACCGGGCCCGTGCCGCCGGACTGAGCACGGCGGTCGTCGAGTCGGAGCTGATCGGCGGCGAGTGCTCCTACTGGGCCTGCATGCCCAGCAAGGCCCTGCTGCGCCCGGTGGTCGCCCGCGCCGACGCCCGCCGCGTCCCGGGCCTCAGCGACGCCGTGCAGGGCCCGCTGGACACCGCCGCGGTCCTCGCCCACCGTGACGCCTACGCATCGCACTGGAAGGACGACGGACAGGTCGCCTGGCTGGAGGGCATCGGCGCGGACATCTACCGCGGCCGGGGCAGGCTCACCGGCGAGAAGGCGGTGTCCGTCACCGCGCCCGACGGCACGGAACACCGGCTCACCGCCCGCCGGGCCGTCGCTGTCTGCACCGGCAGCCGCGCCGTCGTCCCCGACCTGCCCGGCATCGACGGGGCCCGGCCCTGGACCAGCCGGGAGGCGACGAGCGCCAAGAAGGTGCCCGGCCGCCTCGTGATCGTCGGCGGCGGCGTGGTCGGCGTGGAGATGGCCACCGTCTGGCAGGCCCTCGGTGCTCAGGTGACGATGCTGATCCGCGGCAAGGGGCTCCTGCCGAAGATGGAACCCTTCGCCGGCGAGCTGGTCGGGCAGGCCCTCACCGAGGCCGGGGCCGACATCCGCACCGGCGTCTCGGTCGCCTCCGTACGGCGCGCGGTCCCGGACGGCCCGGTCACCGTGGAACTGGACGGCGGCGAACACGTCGAGGCCGACGAAATCCTCTTCGCCACCGGCCGGGCCCCGCGCACCGACGACCTCGGACTGGAAACGGTGGGCCTGGAACCCGGCACCTGGCTCACCGTCGACGACAGCTGCCGCGTCGAGGGCACCAACTGGCTCTACGCGGTCGGCGACGTCAACCACCGGGCGCTCCTCACCCACCAGGGCAAGTACCAGGCACGCATCGCGGGCGCCGCGATCGCCGCCCGCGCCGCCGCCGTACCGCTGCTGGAGACCGACCGCTGGGGCGCCCACGCGGCCACCGCCGACCACGCGGCCGTCCCCCAGGTCGTCTTCACCGACCCGGAGGCCGCCTCGGTCGGCCTCACCCTCGCCGAGGCCGAGCGGGCCGGCCACCGGGTACGGGCCGTCGACCACGACCTCGCCGCGGTGGCCGGCTCCGGCCTGTACGCGGACGGATACCGGGGCCGCGCCCGCATGGTCGTGGACCTCGACCGGGAGATCCTGCTCGGTGTCACCTTCGTCGGACCGGGCATCGGCGAGCTGCTGCACTCGGCGACGATCGCGGTCGCGGGCGAGGTCCCCATCGACCGGCTGTGGCACGCCGTGCCCGCGTACCCGACGATCAGCGAGGTCTGGCTGCGCCTGCTGGAGGCGTACCGGGACGCGTAGACCCTCGATACGGGACGGCATCCGTACCGGCCGTGACGACGGCCGCGAGCAGCGACTTCGTGTACGGGTGCCGCGGCGCCTCGACCACCTCCTGCGCCGTGCCCTCCTCGACCACCTCCGCGTCCTTCATCACACCCGGTCACTGATCCGCCGGATCACCGACAGATCGTGCGAGACGAACAACAGGGCCGTTCCCAGGCGCTGTTGAATGTCGTCCAGCAGATCCAGGACCTGTGCCCGCACCGAGGCGTCGAGCGCCGAGACCGGCTCGTCGCACACCAGGATGCCGGGGGACGGGGCGAGGGCGCGGGCGATGGCCACGCGTTGGCGCTGGCCGCCGGAGAGCTGGTCGGGGCGGCGGTGCAGACGTGCGAGCAGTTCGGTCGTCGGCCCCGTCTCCACGACCGAACCGTTCCGCAGCACCGCGGTGCGGTCCGCGATCCGCGCCACGACACCGAGGTCGTGACTGATCAGCAGCAGCCCCGTCCCGTCCTCCTTCGCCCCGGCCAGCAGGTCGAGGATCTGCGCCTGCACGGTCACATCGAGCGCGGTGGTCGGCTCGTCAGCGATGAGCAGACGCGGGCCGACGGCCAGCGCCGAGGCGATCAGTGCCCGCTGCCGCAGACCCCCGGAGAGCTCGTGCGGATACTGCGTCGCCCGTGCCTCCGGATCGGGGACACCCACCCGGCGCAGCAACTCGACTACGCGCGCCGATCAGTGCCCGCTCCACCGTACGGTGCAGCCGCATCGGCTCCGCGATCTCGGCCCCGATCCGGCGCAGCGGGTCCAGCGACACCAGCGCGTCCTGGGTTCCTCGGCGGGCGGGGCGGTCGCAACCAGTCGTTGCGGATGCTGTGACCAGGACTCACCGGCAGAGCCGACGGCCCGGGCCCGGGCCGAACAGACGGGCCGGACGGACGGCCCGGACGGCCCGGACGGTCAGGCGGGCGGCCGGAGATCGCTGGTGCTGACCCGCACATGGTCGACGACGAGCTG from Streptomyces sp. NBC_01591 includes:
- a CDS encoding dihydrolipoyl dehydrogenase family protein, which codes for MTDASLNAEYDVVVIGAGPVGENVADRARAAGLSTAVVESELIGGECSYWACMPSKALLRPVVARADARRVPGLSDAVQGPLDTAAVLAHRDAYASHWKDDGQVAWLEGIGADIYRGRGRLTGEKAVSVTAPDGTEHRLTARRAVAVCTGSRAVVPDLPGIDGARPWTSREATSAKKVPGRLVIVGGGVVGVEMATVWQALGAQVTMLIRGKGLLPKMEPFAGELVGQALTEAGADIRTGVSVASVRRAVPDGPVTVELDGGEHVEADEILFATGRAPRTDDLGLETVGLEPGTWLTVDDSCRVEGTNWLYAVGDVNHRALLTHQGKYQARIAGAAIAARAAAVPLLETDRWGAHAATADHAAVPQVVFTDPEAASVGLTLAEAERAGHRVRAVDHDLAAVAGSGLYADGYRGRARMVVDLDREILLGVTFVGPGIGELLHSATIAVAGEVPIDRLWHAVPAYPTISEVWLRLLEAYRDA
- a CDS encoding LacI family DNA-binding transcriptional regulator — translated: MSQLSNQPTQRPAPTSADVARLAGVSRATVSYVLNNSSTVRISESTRRRVREAATELGYVPHAAARSLRAGHTRMVLLPTVNFPTGPLHHHFFHELESGLRRLDYTVVQYGSTGLDPDDAPRAWAELRPVAVIAPGTIDLTPQGISVLRRSGAKAVITLGPRPVPGAHALVMDQREVGSCAVGHLLERGRRRIGVVMPEECGLGLFAEPRLTGARQAAQFHGARVEPLPLRYDEESAARLAARWRTLDLDAVFAYNDEYAMLLMRALQDAGIDVPRETAVVGADDLMLGRLLRPRLSTVRMELATAQPLADLVDRLVRDPGGAPEHHDLLRVGVVRRESG
- a CDS encoding type II toxin-antitoxin system PemK/MazF family toxin, yielding MTIQHRDDSIDSSADFPGRTGPTATSRADPRDVGPVRTSYAPDRDGDPDPGEIVWAWVPFEENDGRGKDRPVLVVAREAAGTLLAVQLSSKQHDQDREWVALGAGPWDSSGRPSWVDLDRVLRVHEDGMRREACALDRDRFDRVAGRLRERYDWQ
- a CDS encoding flotillin family protein; amino-acid sequence: MPMVIGVTAGLVLAAIIVLFGLFKLMWRVAEPNEALVISGSKHRTEGLGQGMGFRIVTGHGTLVLPGVQAVRKMSLDLNETELSVDCVTHQGIPLRVRGVVIFKVGDDFVSIANAARRFLDQQKLMSERVHNVFAGHLRSIVGGLTVEDMIRDREKLTGQTRAACGTEMEKLGLIVDSLQIHEIEDPTGYIKNLAMPHAAAVQRDARIAQAEANRLATEAEQQAAARMSEATRDSEILQAGYQAERDKAAASSRQAGPLADAAARQEVVVQETRVAELEAQRREQQLQADVRKPADAQAYEKRTLAEGERDARISAAEAKARETELAAVAEANRVKTAALAEAEATKARGAASATATRATGEAEAAAAQAKGLALAEAARAKGLAEAEAIKARAAALAENQEAVVAQQLAEKWPEIVQAGAGAFGSVDHMVLLNGADGMSDMFAKALTMGGTGLGLARQLLATMSQNGPAEPGPQVNGVAPATPPSPRKQNIPVTGDQEGGSSS
- the trxA gene encoding thioredoxin, which gives rise to MSTVELTKENFDQVVSDNDFVLIDFWASWCGPCRQFAPVYDAASERHDDLVFAKVDTEAQQELAAAFEIRSIPTLMIVRENVAVFAQPGALPEAALEDVIGQARKLDMDEVRKSIEEQQNGQK